A region from the Halomonas piscis genome encodes:
- a CDS encoding acetoacetate--CoA ligase gives MSYTDIAPTRCWAPSKRQRQATQMMRFARQVGLDNAGYADLHRYSVACLEDFWAEFWDFAQLRASAYNRVLTAPGGKRMMEARFFDGATINFAENMLAGDPDSVAVIETDERGLGNEVTLAELRARVAGAQQALRRLGVEENDRVAGLMPNTLDTLVMVLATASIGAIWSVYAPEFGVSGVLDRFGQIAPKILVAVSRYRYNGRTHELGERIGTVARTLGVEQVLLTNDDDLDAAPAGVSRLGELAAGSAEVPDYPRFDFNHPLCIIYTSGTTGLPKCIVHSTGGTLIEHRKEHMLHCDIGPGDRVLYYTSTAWMMYNWMITTLASGAALVLYDGAAVPKIDAEGNTDTDLLWRLAAATGATHFGTSPQYLKLMMDGGYRPGETHDLSALRMILTSGAPLTANLFDWVYDAVSADLCLASISGGTEILGCFVMGNPAEPVYRGEIQGPGLGMAMAVVDERDIPVFGREGDIVCTEPFPSMPLAFWGENGRQRYLDTYFSDRDDVWTHGDVGEMRPTGGVVITGRSDTMLKPGGVRMGPSEIYRVVEALDGVDDSVVVGYPTGDGNMDLWLFVVPAGGGTLDDALRDTIRQRLRAEASPRHVPKRIFAVTEVPYTFNGKKVEKAVLQLVTGKPVKNSGSLRNPDCLDEYAAIADDTA, from the coding sequence ATGAGCTATACCGATATCGCCCCAACCCGCTGCTGGGCACCCTCCAAGCGCCAGCGCCAGGCCACCCAGATGATGCGCTTCGCCCGGCAAGTGGGGCTGGACAACGCCGGCTACGCGGACCTGCATCGCTACTCGGTCGCCTGCCTGGAAGATTTCTGGGCCGAATTCTGGGACTTTGCCCAGCTCAGGGCGAGCGCCTACAACCGGGTGCTGACCGCGCCAGGCGGCAAACGCATGATGGAAGCGCGCTTTTTTGACGGCGCGACGATCAACTTTGCCGAGAACATGCTCGCCGGCGATCCCGACAGCGTGGCCGTTATCGAAACCGACGAGCGCGGCCTTGGCAACGAGGTCACCCTGGCCGAGCTGCGCGCCCGGGTCGCCGGCGCCCAGCAGGCGCTGCGCCGCCTCGGCGTGGAAGAAAACGACCGGGTGGCGGGGCTGATGCCCAACACTCTGGACACCCTGGTGATGGTGCTGGCCACGGCGTCGATCGGCGCCATCTGGTCGGTGTACGCGCCGGAATTCGGCGTCTCCGGGGTGCTCGACCGCTTCGGCCAGATCGCGCCCAAGATCCTCGTGGCGGTATCCCGCTACCGCTACAACGGCAGAACCCACGAGCTTGGCGAGCGCATCGGCACCGTGGCCAGGACGCTTGGCGTCGAGCAGGTGCTGCTGACCAATGACGATGACCTCGACGCCGCGCCGGCGGGCGTTTCCCGGCTGGGCGAGCTTGCCGCCGGCAGCGCCGAGGTGCCGGACTATCCGCGTTTCGACTTCAACCACCCGCTCTGCATCATCTATACCTCGGGCACTACCGGGCTGCCCAAGTGCATCGTGCACAGCACCGGCGGCACGCTGATCGAGCACCGCAAGGAGCACATGCTGCACTGCGACATCGGCCCCGGCGACCGCGTGCTCTATTACACCTCCACCGCCTGGATGATGTACAACTGGATGATCACCACCCTGGCAAGCGGCGCCGCGCTGGTGCTTTACGACGGCGCCGCGGTGCCCAAAATCGACGCCGAGGGGAACACCGACACCGACCTGCTCTGGCGTTTGGCCGCCGCGACCGGCGCCACCCACTTTGGCACCAGCCCGCAGTACCTGAAGCTGATGATGGACGGTGGCTACCGCCCGGGGGAAACCCACGACCTATCGGCGCTGCGCATGATCCTCACCTCCGGCGCGCCGCTGACGGCCAACCTCTTTGACTGGGTCTACGACGCCGTGTCGGCCGATCTCTGCCTGGCCTCCATTTCCGGCGGCACCGAAATCCTCGGCTGCTTTGTCATGGGCAATCCGGCAGAGCCGGTATACCGGGGCGAAATCCAGGGCCCCGGGCTCGGCATGGCCATGGCGGTGGTCGACGAGCGCGATATCCCCGTCTTCGGCCGCGAGGGAGATATCGTCTGCACCGAGCCCTTCCCTTCCATGCCGCTGGCCTTCTGGGGAGAAAACGGCCGCCAGCGCTATCTGGACACCTACTTCAGCGACCGCGACGACGTCTGGACCCACGGCGACGTGGGCGAAATGCGGCCCACCGGCGGCGTGGTGATCACCGGGCGCAGCGACACCATGCTGAAACCCGGCGGGGTACGCATGGGGCCGTCGGAAATCTATCGCGTCGTCGAAGCCCTGGACGGCGTCGATGACTCGGTCGTGGTCGGCTACCCTACCGGTGACGGCAACATGGACCTGTGGCTGTTTGTCGTGCCCGCCGGCGGTGGCACGCTCGACGACGCCCTGCGCGATACCATCCGCCAGCGCCTGCGCGCCGAGGCCTCGCCGCGCCATGTCCCCAAGCGCATCTTTGCGGTCACGGAAGTTCCCTATACCTTCAACGGCAAGAAAGTGGAAAAGGCCGTGCTGCAGCTGGTCACCGGCAAGCCGGTGAAAAACAGCGGCTCGCTGCGCAACCCGGACTGTCTGGACGAGTACGCTGCCATCGCCGACGACACGGCCTGA